One Candidatus Poribacteria bacterium DNA window includes the following coding sequences:
- a CDS encoding nuclear transport factor 2 family protein, producing the protein MPNAHDTVKAYFDALIAGDAETLVEMMLPAAYYVKIGTDADEVVEGSVGITTYYQNHVASTEDFSIKFINLDVQERDDVAWFYTRQVWRLKWQGTPEEFVMRMTGVLEETDESWKFAQIHASIGVSTTED; encoded by the coding sequence ATGCCGAATGCACATGATACGGTAAAGGCGTATTTTGACGCACTTATCGCTGGAGATGCTGAAACCCTCGTTGAAATGATGCTTCCTGCTGCCTACTATGTCAAGATCGGTACCGATGCTGACGAGGTTGTTGAGGGAAGCGTGGGTATCACGACGTATTATCAAAACCACGTCGCGAGCACAGAGGATTTCAGCATTAAGTTTATCAACCTTGACGTACAGGAACGGGACGATGTCGCGTGGTTCTACACACGTCAGGTCTGGCGACTCAAATGGCAAGGTACACCGGAAGAATTCGTGATGCGGATGACGGGGGTCTTGGAAGAAACTGACGAGTCGTGGAAATTTGCGCAGATCCACGCCTCGATTGGTGTATCAACAACGGAGGACTAA
- a CDS encoding WD40 repeat domain-containing protein, translating to MKKTEMFQNCIQSELPPGLKSRFDRKQVMAITFSPDGTRLAAGGDGRIWIYDTASGAQFAMLSGYTEHIRAVAFAPDNSLLASGSEDNTLRLWDTATAREVLTLAGDSNLVNALASSSPDGVPLPGWDQRTERLLASSTEAPGRIRSLAFSPDGTTLASGSADGKIRLWEIETGRMLSTFSAHDGLVLALAFSPQNEVLASGGSDTLVRMWNLESKHLLSILRGHADSVNALAFSGDGELLVSGGRDNYIQLWNVDDDNPISVFPVQEGAIRELTFSADDEKLMYATQDGALLVREQ from the coding sequence ATGAAAAAGACAGAAATGTTCCAGAATTGCATCCAATCTGAGTTACCTCCGGGACTCAAATCAAGGTTTGATAGAAAGCAGGTGATGGCTATTACCTTCTCGCCAGACGGCACACGGCTCGCTGCGGGCGGTGATGGCCGTATCTGGATATACGATACTGCCAGCGGCGCGCAATTCGCGATGCTCTCAGGTTATACAGAACATATACGGGCAGTGGCATTTGCTCCAGATAATTCTCTGCTTGCCAGCGGGAGTGAAGACAATACGCTCCGACTCTGGGATACTGCCACCGCTCGAGAAGTGCTAACACTGGCTGGGGATTCCAATCTGGTGAACGCATTAGCATCGTCTTCACCGGATGGCGTTCCGCTTCCGGGATGGGATCAACGCACAGAACGGTTGCTCGCATCCTCTACTGAAGCACCCGGGCGAATTAGGAGTTTGGCATTTTCGCCAGATGGTACAACACTCGCGAGTGGGAGTGCGGACGGCAAGATTCGCTTATGGGAAATTGAAACGGGTAGGATGCTCTCCACCTTTTCAGCGCACGACGGACTTGTTTTGGCTTTGGCTTTTTCACCACAGAACGAAGTATTGGCAAGCGGCGGTTCGGACACGCTTGTTCGGATGTGGAATTTGGAAAGTAAACATCTCCTCTCCATTCTAAGAGGGCATGCCGATTCAGTCAATGCGTTGGCTTTCTCTGGCGACGGTGAACTGCTTGTAAGCGGCGGGCGAGATAACTACATTCAGTTGTGGAATGTGGATGACGATAACCCTATATCCGTGTTTCCTGTACAGGAAGGTGCCATTCGGGAATTGACTTTTTCAGCGGACGATGAAAAACTTATGTACGCGACGCAGGACGGTGCGCTTCTCGTAAGGGAACAGTGA
- a CDS encoding phytanoyl-CoA dioxygenase family protein, protein MVELTQKDIEFFKTEGYLVKRNVLNPELMERARTRLWDGAPEGRRRDDPETWIGPFTAEEENIDKDNNRRGFRWNFREPGGEAWMVQLLATDPNVWGMAEQLLGEGNLVQPDRVRGIYCTLPYGDVPKKSIGCHVDAHPFHLGAVGYIDDVPPEGGGFTVWPGSHQVFYYDYHSQYKNEPTPQYDVDRERISRGPGVECYGNAGDVVFWHHRIGHAAGHNYSRQIRQAVLYDFRKIELEQTQEEPPNEDMWRDWPGIKALETDES, encoded by the coding sequence ATGGTTGAACTTACACAGAAGGACATCGAATTTTTCAAAACAGAGGGTTACTTAGTGAAACGGAACGTCCTTAACCCTGAATTGATGGAACGGGCACGGACAAGGCTTTGGGACGGCGCGCCCGAAGGACGCAGACGTGATGACCCTGAAACTTGGATCGGTCCCTTCACCGCTGAAGAAGAGAACATTGACAAAGACAATAACCGACGGGGTTTCCGTTGGAATTTCCGTGAGCCAGGCGGTGAAGCGTGGATGGTCCAACTTCTCGCGACTGACCCAAACGTCTGGGGGATGGCAGAACAACTTTTGGGCGAAGGGAATTTGGTGCAACCCGACCGTGTGCGCGGTATCTATTGCACGCTTCCTTACGGTGATGTTCCTAAAAAATCAATTGGCTGCCATGTAGACGCGCATCCATTCCATCTCGGTGCTGTCGGTTATATTGACGATGTGCCACCCGAAGGTGGTGGGTTTACGGTCTGGCCCGGGAGCCATCAAGTCTTCTATTACGATTACCACTCCCAATACAAAAACGAGCCAACACCACAGTACGATGTTGACCGCGAGCGCATCAGCAGAGGTCCAGGCGTTGAATGCTACGGTAACGCGGGGGATGTCGTCTTCTGGCATCATCGCATCGGGCATGCTGCTGGTCATAACTATTCACGGCAGATTCGGCAGGCAGTCCTGTACGATTTCCGCAAAATAGAATTAGAGCAAACGCAGGAAGAACCACCGAACGAGGACATGTGGCGCGACTGGCCCGGTATCAAAGCGTTGGAAACTGACGAATCTTGA
- a CDS encoding DUF5916 domain-containing protein, with amino-acid sequence MPRLIIALLLMLSYPTLLLAHPEGTGDHVVEAYRIVGEPPQIDGILDDQAWQQAEPRSGFIQLEPARGSPATDDTEFRIAYDVHNIYVAFRCYDAEPNKIINRMTRRGDIYASDVISFFIDPHHDHRTGYKFATNPAGVQSDNYRYEDTQRDSNWKGIWWVESNIDESGWSAEFKIPFSNFRFTDKPTQIWGFDVERVNRRKSEVTVWKQLTQAGVVTRMSDLGHIVGIQGIETGKNFEISPYLLGGGMDAADTDLTRQLGTGLDVQYSVTSALKANVTVNPDFAQVEADQLEINLTRFPTRFPEKRPFFVEGNSFFETPYDLMFSRRIGSRGNILWGSKLTGKVGSYSIGVLGNQTGEFRFSESTSSEKEEAWFSAIRVKRDILKRSNVGILFVNKEQPGSDRWEHSRVGGIDMNLALGKTYHLTGQYAGSFHPGEDSDNFAYTVDFAQRNYLWSSGIGFERVAPHFEINQTGFLRKERNRGWQRVYMRSSYSPHWGNHQFFSGVTARLSQSLYTPAYFTEWGLRNPDLSLSPEFDEDLLRWSAGADIGMDFREILLDDINVYYTRSREVELTEVFTADRYGFEMDTNSTYPIAFGISVDFADYFNFGRQQAGKQRGLSFESTLRPQSNFSIELDSSYAQSLDLEGAIDGRFFVSSLRATYLFTRESFLRMFAQASRARPLSGEIHESYLLSLLFGWEYSPKSHLFVAYNEAWGDALIGTTTRRELQLENRVIVVKVTYLYNL; translated from the coding sequence ATGCCAAGACTCATAATTGCCTTACTGCTAATGCTCTCATATCCAACACTTCTCCTTGCACATCCAGAAGGAACAGGCGATCACGTCGTTGAAGCCTACCGAATTGTCGGCGAGCCACCGCAAATTGACGGAATATTGGACGATCAGGCGTGGCAGCAAGCAGAACCGCGCAGCGGTTTTATTCAACTCGAACCGGCACGCGGTAGTCCCGCAACCGATGATACGGAGTTCCGTATCGCTTACGATGTGCATAATATCTACGTCGCATTCCGATGTTACGATGCTGAACCCAACAAAATCATCAATCGAATGACGCGACGCGGCGACATCTACGCCTCGGATGTCATCTCTTTCTTCATTGACCCACATCATGATCATCGCACAGGCTATAAATTCGCCACAAACCCAGCGGGTGTTCAAAGCGATAATTATCGATATGAGGATACGCAACGCGACAGCAACTGGAAAGGGATTTGGTGGGTTGAAAGCAATATTGATGAATCCGGATGGAGTGCCGAGTTCAAAATCCCTTTCTCAAATTTCCGATTCACTGACAAGCCAACACAGATCTGGGGTTTCGATGTGGAACGGGTAAACCGCCGGAAAAGCGAAGTCACGGTGTGGAAACAGTTGACACAGGCGGGTGTTGTCACGCGGATGTCCGATTTAGGACATATCGTAGGCATCCAAGGTATTGAGACCGGAAAGAATTTTGAAATTTCGCCCTATCTTTTAGGGGGCGGTATGGATGCTGCCGATACTGACTTAACGCGGCAATTAGGAACAGGTTTAGATGTGCAATACAGTGTTACGAGTGCTTTGAAGGCGAACGTCACTGTCAACCCTGATTTCGCACAGGTCGAAGCAGATCAATTGGAGATCAATTTGACCCGTTTTCCGACGCGCTTTCCAGAAAAACGCCCATTTTTTGTTGAAGGAAACAGTTTTTTTGAAACGCCTTATGATTTGATGTTCAGCCGTCGGATCGGGAGTCGAGGCAACATTCTCTGGGGCAGTAAACTTACTGGGAAAGTCGGGAGCTACTCCATCGGTGTCTTGGGAAATCAGACCGGTGAATTCAGGTTTTCTGAGAGTACTTCATCCGAAAAGGAGGAAGCATGGTTCTCTGCAATCCGTGTTAAACGCGACATCCTCAAACGTTCAAACGTCGGAATTCTATTCGTGAATAAGGAACAACCGGGCAGTGACCGTTGGGAACACAGTCGAGTGGGCGGCATTGATATGAACCTCGCCTTGGGCAAGACTTATCATCTCACGGGACAATATGCGGGTAGTTTTCATCCGGGCGAAGATAGCGATAACTTTGCTTATACCGTTGACTTCGCACAACGCAACTATCTTTGGAGCAGTGGTATCGGATTTGAGCGGGTCGCGCCACACTTTGAAATCAATCAGACAGGGTTTCTACGCAAAGAACGAAACCGTGGCTGGCAGCGTGTTTATATGCGCTCCTCTTATTCTCCACATTGGGGCAATCATCAATTCTTTTCTGGCGTAACTGCCCGCCTCTCGCAAAGCCTCTACACACCAGCGTATTTTACTGAATGGGGGCTGCGGAACCCAGACCTGTCTCTCTCACCTGAATTCGATGAAGACCTGCTCAGATGGAGCGCAGGTGCGGACATCGGGATGGACTTCAGGGAAATCCTCTTGGATGACATTAATGTCTACTATACTCGAAGTCGGGAGGTTGAACTCACCGAAGTGTTTACAGCGGACAGATATGGATTTGAGATGGATACCAACTCCACATATCCAATTGCTTTCGGGATCTCTGTAGATTTCGCAGACTATTTTAACTTTGGACGACAACAAGCAGGCAAACAGCGGGGCCTCTCCTTTGAATCCACCTTACGACCGCAGAGCAATTTTTCTATAGAATTAGACAGCAGCTACGCGCAGAGTCTCGATTTAGAAGGTGCCATTGACGGCAGATTTTTCGTTAGTTCGCTGCGTGCGACATACCTATTCACACGTGAATCATTTCTCCGAATGTTTGCACAGGCGAGCAGGGCACGTCCACTATCTGGTGAAATTCATGAGAGCTACCTACTCAGTCTCCTCTTCGGATGGGAATATAGCCCGAAGAGTCACCTTTTCGTTGCTTATAACGAGGCTTGGGGTGATGCTCTCATTGGTACGACCACTCGTCGTGAGTTACAGTTAGAAAACCGTGTCATTGTTGTTAAAGTAACGTATCTCTATAACCTGTGA
- a CDS encoding zinc-binding alcohol dehydrogenase: MKIREVVVTGQNQVELQTADIDAPVLASDELLIDTEYTFISSGTELANYTGREPKVFQKGSWCEYPWRSGYANVGIVREVGAGVNRAAPGDRVFTYGRHASTIRYSQDRLVAPVREAVDPAVVAASRMAGVAMTAIIVGEIETNPWVVVFGLGLVGNLASQMFQIHGCRVIGVDPVPERRKLAQRCGIRHTVGGDADEAQAHVEEITGGGLGNITVDAVGHSGVVMQALRATANHGQLIILGSPRVEVQGNLTDLLSETHLRWITIRGALEWCVPMYPDIGNRTSQWSKQQTIFDWMARGQLHVEPLISHRLKPEQIKQAYDGLLNEPNVYTGVVLDWSSSS; encoded by the coding sequence ATGAAAATAAGAGAGGTTGTTGTAACAGGTCAGAACCAAGTGGAGTTGCAGACTGCCGATATAGACGCACCGGTGCTTGCTTCCGACGAATTGCTGATAGACACAGAATATACCTTTATCAGTAGTGGTACGGAACTCGCAAATTATACAGGGAGAGAACCGAAAGTCTTTCAGAAGGGTTCATGGTGTGAATACCCGTGGCGTTCTGGTTATGCGAATGTCGGCATCGTCCGTGAAGTCGGTGCAGGGGTCAACCGTGCAGCACCCGGCGATCGGGTTTTCACTTATGGAAGGCACGCTTCAACGATTCGATATTCACAAGATCGGCTGGTCGCGCCTGTCAGAGAAGCGGTAGATCCGGCTGTCGTTGCAGCATCACGGATGGCAGGCGTTGCAATGACCGCGATTATTGTCGGGGAGATCGAGACGAACCCGTGGGTCGTTGTTTTTGGATTAGGGCTTGTTGGAAATCTGGCATCACAGATGTTTCAGATTCACGGATGCCGTGTAATTGGTGTAGATCCGGTGCCAGAGAGACGGAAACTTGCACAGCGGTGTGGGATTCGTCATACCGTCGGTGGCGATGCTGACGAAGCGCAAGCACACGTTGAGGAAATTACGGGTGGTGGGCTTGGCAATATCACTGTTGATGCGGTGGGACACAGTGGTGTCGTTATGCAGGCACTCCGTGCTACCGCTAATCATGGGCAACTCATCATCCTTGGTTCACCGCGCGTGGAAGTCCAAGGAAACCTGACCGATCTGCTCTCCGAGACGCATCTGCGATGGATTACCATCCGTGGCGCATTGGAATGGTGTGTGCCGATGTATCCAGACATCGGGAACCGAACCTCTCAATGGAGCAAACAGCAAACTATCTTTGACTGGATGGCACGCGGGCAATTGCACGTTGAACCCTTAATCTCGCATCGCCTCAAACCGGAACAGATTAAGCAGGCTTACGACGGTCTTCTCAATGAACCGAATGTATACACAGGCGTTGTTTTGGATTGGTCTTCTTCGTCTTAA
- a CDS encoding DUF202 domain-containing protein, producing MSDKPRPYTGLEDQLILRDHLAADRTILANERTFLAYIRTALTLFVAGLSFVHLKIFESHIFEAIGIIFILLGIATFFVGLFRYKRMQALIHKIKQEELEELGEKDAS from the coding sequence ATGTCAGATAAACCAAGGCCTTACACAGGACTGGAAGACCAACTTATCCTGCGAGACCATCTCGCTGCGGATCGGACTATCCTCGCGAATGAGCGAACCTTCCTTGCCTATATCCGTACGGCACTGACGCTATTCGTCGCAGGTTTATCTTTCGTCCATCTCAAAATTTTTGAATCACACATTTTTGAGGCGATTGGCATCATCTTCATCTTACTCGGCATTGCGACCTTCTTCGTTGGACTCTTCAGATACAAACGGATGCAAGCACTGATCCACAAGATTAAGCAGGAAGAATTAGAAGAATTAGGAGAAAAAGACGCATCATGA
- a CDS encoding phytanoyl-CoA dioxygenase family protein, whose protein sequence is MTEEQKFIFDLKGYLLIPEVLEPSEIAALKTQIETIRTDPESLPLHERQFPGGTASFLIDHPVVLDVLHEILGEVRMESSWFTYRTVGNGGPPPHGGVRNVNPNFNYQCREGKIYSALTRVVFELNEVKAGEGGTLFLPGSHKANFQIPEAHRQTDSPLFETYSCPPGSVIIFTENLCHSGVAWQNPDRPRIAIFNCYNFVGCQFHKPSVPKHVIEGLPPEKQAYFRNVWVWHQGGPDNGKNLRYEG, encoded by the coding sequence ATGACGGAAGAACAAAAATTTATCTTCGATCTCAAAGGCTACCTGTTAATTCCTGAAGTTTTAGAGCCTTCAGAAATTGCGGCACTGAAAACGCAAATTGAGACAATCCGAACAGACCCGGAATCTTTACCGCTGCATGAACGACAGTTCCCGGGTGGGACGGCTTCGTTTTTAATCGATCATCCTGTCGTGCTTGACGTTCTCCATGAAATTCTGGGAGAAGTTCGGATGGAATCCAGTTGGTTTACCTATCGCACCGTCGGAAACGGCGGTCCCCCACCACACGGTGGTGTGCGAAATGTGAATCCCAATTTCAATTACCAGTGTCGAGAGGGGAAAATATATTCCGCACTGACGCGAGTTGTCTTTGAATTGAACGAAGTCAAGGCAGGTGAAGGTGGCACGCTATTCCTGCCGGGAAGCCATAAAGCAAATTTCCAAATTCCTGAAGCACATCGGCAAACAGATTCACCGCTCTTTGAAACGTACAGTTGTCCTCCAGGTTCGGTCATCATCTTTACGGAAAATCTTTGTCATTCCGGGGTTGCGTGGCAGAATCCAGATCGACCACGGATAGCTATCTTCAATTGTTATAATTTCGTTGGGTGTCAGTTTCATAAGCCGTCCGTACCGAAGCATGTGATTGAAGGGTTGCCTCCTGAGAAACAGGCGTACTTTCGTAATGTCTGGGTTTGGCATCAAGGGGGTCCCGACAACGGGAAAAATTTGCGTTACGAGGGCTAA
- a CDS encoding sugar phosphate isomerase/epimerase: MIGISYHAGGMKDIPLQEVITILADAGYDAIEMMCGPEAHIPSGEVTDGLLKEVKRMVSDSGLKVSVINPFTGGGLYQLAVEDQQGAVDHYALLQDVAVALGAGGVNFLTGYGGENGDPFAWRLLVDVLKPICQRAEELGITMNIHNHEATTIDSSSKVTLLIEHVGSDALKSLNDITNFYHLGEDIAEVTEKLGPLTAHCHVKGVTGMYPYSTFLIPGEEGDELDFRTFAESLGKVGYDKYISVETFPHMRMEKAQIAHDMMAGTLRELGLR; the protein is encoded by the coding sequence GTGATCGGTATTTCTTATCATGCAGGTGGGATGAAAGACATCCCCCTACAAGAAGTTATCACGATTCTCGCCGATGCAGGCTACGATGCAATCGAGATGATGTGTGGACCAGAAGCGCATATCCCATCCGGCGAAGTCACTGACGGTTTGCTCAAAGAGGTCAAAAGGATGGTAAGCGACAGCGGCTTAAAGGTCTCTGTCATCAATCCGTTTACTGGAGGAGGTCTATACCAACTGGCGGTGGAAGACCAGCAGGGTGCAGTTGACCATTACGCCCTTCTTCAAGATGTAGCAGTTGCCCTTGGGGCAGGTGGCGTTAACTTTCTCACTGGATACGGCGGTGAAAACGGCGACCCGTTCGCATGGAGACTCCTCGTTGACGTGCTGAAGCCGATCTGTCAACGTGCCGAGGAACTCGGCATCACAATGAACATCCACAATCATGAAGCAACGACAATTGATTCCTCTTCAAAAGTGACGCTTCTGATTGAGCACGTCGGATCCGACGCGCTGAAGTCTCTGAACGACATCACCAATTTCTATCATCTCGGTGAGGACATCGCTGAAGTTACCGAAAAACTGGGACCGCTCACCGCGCATTGCCATGTAAAAGGTGTGACAGGCATGTACCCTTACAGCACCTTTCTGATTCCGGGTGAAGAGGGAGATGAATTGGATTTTCGGACCTTTGCGGAAAGTTTGGGGAAAGTCGGTTACGATAAGTATATCTCGGTGGAAACATTTCCACACATGCGGATGGAGAAGGCACAGATTGCTCACGATATGATGGCGGGGACATTGAGGGAATTGGGTTTGAGATAA
- a CDS encoding iron-containing redox enzyme family protein — MDFKQTLDSKIADYNLLNHPFYQAWSAGELPVEALRSYAREYGAFISMMPAGWETLNDAEIAEEETEHIDLWADFAAGLDTTVTEAQIPQVKALMETADELFSEPTTALGALYAFEVQQPATAQSKLTGLKAFYQLPKSVEPYFETHSHNEHEAEKLLAYIGALPSDSHGTVVQACEKMSAALWDALTGIHDAECT; from the coding sequence ATGGATTTCAAACAAACGTTAGACAGCAAAATCGCAGATTATAACTTACTCAATCATCCCTTTTACCAAGCGTGGAGTGCTGGTGAGCTGCCAGTCGAAGCCTTACGATCCTATGCGCGTGAGTATGGGGCTTTTATTTCCATGATGCCAGCGGGTTGGGAGACCCTCAATGATGCCGAAATAGCAGAAGAAGAGACCGAGCACATTGACTTGTGGGCTGATTTCGCTGCCGGACTTGATACCACTGTTACCGAAGCACAAATTCCGCAGGTGAAAGCACTGATGGAAACAGCAGATGAACTCTTTTCAGAACCTACGACTGCCCTCGGCGCGCTCTATGCATTCGAGGTACAGCAACCAGCAACTGCCCAATCGAAACTCACAGGTTTAAAGGCATTCTACCAGCTCCCGAAATCGGTAGAACCTTACTTTGAAACGCATTCACACAATGAGCATGAAGCGGAGAAGCTGCTTGCGTACATCGGCGCGTTGCCGTCGGATTCGCACGGCACTGTCGTACAGGCGTGTGAGAAGATGAGTGCTGCCTTGTGGGATGCTCTCACAGGAATTCATGATGCCGAATGCACATGA